In one Pseudomonas sp. SCA2728.1_7 genomic region, the following are encoded:
- a CDS encoding twin-arginine translocase TatA/TatE family subunit produces the protein MGIFDWKHWIVILVVVVLVFGTKKLKNLGTDVGESIKGFRKAMNDDEKPAADPTVTPAQPVPPVQPQATAQANPPHTIDVQAQKVEEPIRKDV, from the coding sequence ATGGGCATTTTTGACTGGAAACACTGGATCGTCATTCTGGTTGTCGTGGTGCTGGTGTTCGGCACCAAGAAACTGAAAAACCTCGGCACCGACGTCGGCGAGTCGATCAAGGGCTTCCGCAAAGCCATGAACGACGATGAAAAACCGGCTGCCGATCCAACCGTGACGCCTGCGCAGCCGGTGCCACCGGTGCAGCCGCAAGCCACCGCTCAGGCCAACCCGCCGCACACCATCGACGTGCAGGCGCAGAAAGTCGAAGAGCCGATCCGCAAAGACGTGTGA
- the tatB gene encoding Sec-independent protein translocase protein TatB, producing MFGISFSELLLVGLVALLVLGPERLPGAARTAGLWVGRLKRSFNAIKQEVEREIGADEIRRQLHNEHILSLEQEARKIFSPVQQEPTPVEHVGQQTIHAPAAPAPTPAPAPAPAPAAVVASTEPAPSVAEHSVEHVAPNAAPTTPAPHDSTLPPRAP from the coding sequence ATGTTTGGTATCAGCTTCTCTGAACTGCTGCTCGTCGGCCTCGTGGCCCTGCTGGTGCTGGGCCCCGAGCGTCTGCCGGGCGCTGCGCGCACTGCCGGCCTGTGGGTCGGACGGTTGAAGCGCAGCTTCAACGCGATCAAACAGGAAGTTGAACGTGAAATCGGTGCCGACGAGATCCGTCGGCAACTGCACAACGAGCACATTCTGTCGCTGGAGCAAGAGGCGCGGAAGATTTTCAGCCCGGTTCAACAGGAACCGACGCCGGTTGAGCATGTGGGTCAGCAGACGATTCATGCGCCTGCCGCACCTGCTCCAACACCAGCACCAGCACCAGCACCAGCACCGGCTGCCGTTGTAGCATCGACAGAACCGGCGCCATCCGTTGCGGAACATTCTGTTGAACACGTTGCGCCAAACGCCGCGCCGACCACACCTGCGCCTCACGACTCCACTCTGCCGCCGCGAGCCCCATGA
- a CDS encoding 16S rRNA (uracil(1498)-N(3))-methyltransferase encodes MNLLLLEEADFIAADRVVLRDRRLTHMQEVHRSEVGDSLRVGRIDGLMGSAELLRLEAGEAELRVSLDQPPPAKLPLTLVLALPRPKMLRRVFQTVATMGVPKVILVNSYRVEKSFWQTPFLEPEAIRENLILGLEQARDTVLPEIIIEKRFKPFVEDRLPAITVGTLGLVGHPGNYPPCPRALNEPVTLAIGPEGGWIPYEIDLLAKSGLQPVQLGERILRVETAVTALLARLF; translated from the coding sequence ATGAATCTGCTGTTGCTCGAAGAGGCCGATTTCATTGCGGCCGACCGCGTGGTGCTGCGTGATCGGCGCCTGACGCACATGCAGGAGGTTCACCGCTCGGAAGTCGGTGACAGCCTGCGCGTCGGGCGCATCGATGGGTTGATGGGTTCGGCCGAGTTGCTGCGCCTGGAAGCGGGTGAAGCCGAACTGCGCGTCAGCCTCGATCAGCCGCCACCGGCCAAATTACCGTTGACTCTGGTACTCGCCCTACCGCGTCCGAAAATGCTTCGCCGGGTGTTCCAGACCGTGGCGACCATGGGCGTGCCGAAGGTGATTCTGGTCAACAGCTATCGGGTCGAGAAGAGTTTCTGGCAGACACCGTTTCTTGAGCCTGAAGCGATTCGCGAAAATTTGATCCTCGGCCTCGAACAGGCGCGCGACACCGTGCTGCCGGAAATCATCATTGAGAAGCGCTTCAAGCCTTTCGTTGAGGATCGGCTGCCAGCGATTACCGTGGGCACCCTCGGCCTGGTCGGTCATCCCGGCAACTATCCGCCGTGCCCACGCGCCCTCAACGAACCCGTGACCCTGGCCATCGGTCCCGAAGGTGGCTGGATCCCCTACGAAATTGATCTGCTGGCCAAGTCCGGCCTGCAACCGGTACAACTCGGCGAACGCATCCTGCGCGTCGAAACCGCCGTCACCGCCCTGCTCGCCCGCCTGTTCTGA
- a CDS encoding methyl-accepting chemotaxis protein, which produces MYRWLAENLGNVSVKRKLGIGFGLVLLLTLLITFTGWTGMNGIISRGDKLGFISSLNELTKDLRLARLDYEARRGEQGPGAVTDLLNKLDSGLQTARSLIEQPSDAAMVDQQLAAVAEYKRAFADMTQATVQREDARSKLGASADNAVAKVAEVEKSMLAGDSVAQFNSVIELSKLLQQARYQVRGYTYSGKAEAEQPALDAIDNALKNLDSLPAKLPEQHIANLQQATDSIKAYRAAVAQFRDSQVNNAKAAARMSTQGDILIDVSKKLTESQTVVRDTDAAHAKNMLIIATLLAVAFGLLAAWAITRQIIIPLNQTLKVAERVAAGDLTHNLVSLRRDELGQLQRSMQSMTQGLRELVGGISDGVTQIASAAEELSAVTEQTSAGVNNQKIETDQVATAMNEMAATVQEVARNAEEASEAAVAADQQAREGDKVVGEAIAQIERLALEVGHSTEAMGELKRESDKIGSVLDVIKSVAQQTNLLALNAAIEAARAGEAGRGFAVVADEVRSLAQRTQKSTEEIEELIVGLQNGTQQVATIMDNSRTLTDSSVELTRRAGGSLESITRTVSAIQAMNQQIAAAAEQQSAVAEEINRSVLNVRDVSDQTSAASEETAASSVELARLGTHLQMLVGRFKV; this is translated from the coding sequence ATGTACCGTTGGTTAGCCGAGAATCTTGGAAACGTCAGCGTCAAACGCAAGCTGGGAATCGGTTTCGGCCTGGTGCTGTTGCTGACACTGTTGATCACCTTCACCGGCTGGACCGGCATGAACGGCATCATCAGCCGTGGTGACAAACTCGGCTTTATCTCCAGCCTTAACGAGCTGACCAAGGACCTGCGCCTGGCGCGTCTGGACTACGAAGCACGCCGAGGCGAACAAGGCCCGGGCGCGGTCACCGATCTGCTGAACAAACTCGACAGCGGCCTGCAAACCGCACGCAGCCTGATTGAACAGCCGTCCGACGCGGCGATGGTCGATCAACAACTGGCCGCCGTTGCCGAATACAAGCGCGCTTTTGCCGACATGACCCAGGCCACCGTGCAGCGCGAAGACGCCCGCAGCAAGCTTGGCGCGAGTGCCGACAACGCCGTGGCCAAAGTCGCGGAAGTGGAAAAATCCATGCTGGCGGGTGATAGCGTCGCGCAATTCAACAGCGTGATAGAGCTGAGCAAACTGCTGCAGCAGGCCCGCTACCAAGTGCGCGGCTACACCTACAGCGGTAAGGCCGAAGCCGAGCAACCGGCGCTCGACGCCATCGACAACGCCCTGAAAAACCTCGACAGCCTGCCGGCCAAATTGCCGGAACAGCACATTGCCAACCTGCAACAGGCCACTGATTCGATCAAAGCCTATCGTGCCGCCGTTGCACAGTTCCGCGACTCCCAGGTCAACAACGCCAAGGCCGCCGCGCGCATGTCGACGCAGGGCGACATCCTCATCGACGTCAGCAAGAAACTCACTGAATCGCAAACCGTGGTGCGTGACACCGATGCCGCTCACGCCAAAAACATGCTGATCATCGCCACCCTGCTGGCCGTGGCCTTCGGATTGTTGGCCGCTTGGGCGATCACCCGCCAGATCATCATCCCGCTGAACCAGACCTTGAAAGTCGCCGAGCGCGTCGCTGCTGGTGACCTGACCCACAATCTGGTGTCCCTGCGTCGTGACGAATTGGGCCAACTGCAACGCTCGATGCAGAGCATGACCCAGGGTCTGCGTGAACTGGTGGGCGGCATCAGCGATGGTGTCACCCAGATCGCCAGCGCTGCCGAAGAACTGTCGGCCGTGACCGAGCAGACCAGCGCCGGGGTCAACAATCAGAAAATCGAGACCGATCAGGTCGCCACCGCCATGAACGAAATGGCCGCCACCGTGCAGGAAGTCGCGCGTAACGCCGAGGAAGCGTCCGAAGCCGCCGTCGCCGCTGACCAGCAGGCCCGCGAAGGCGACAAAGTGGTGGGCGAAGCGATCGCGCAGATCGAGCGTCTGGCGCTTGAAGTCGGCCACTCCACCGAGGCCATGGGCGAACTCAAGCGCGAAAGCGACAAGATCGGCAGCGTCCTCGACGTGATCAAATCCGTGGCCCAGCAAACCAACCTGCTGGCCCTCAACGCGGCCATCGAAGCGGCACGTGCCGGTGAAGCCGGGCGTGGTTTCGCGGTAGTTGCCGACGAGGTGCGCAGCCTCGCCCAGCGCACGCAAAAATCCACCGAAGAGATCGAAGAGCTGATCGTCGGCCTGCAAAACGGCACCCAGCAAGTGGCGACGATCATGGACAACAGCCGCACCCTGACCGACAGCAGCGTCGAGCTGACCCGTCGTGCCGGTGGTTCGCTGGAAAGCATTACGCGCACCGTGTCGGCGATTCAGGCGATGAACCAGCAGATTGCGGCAGCAGCCGAGCAGCAGAGCGCGGTGGCTGAAGAGATCAACCGTAGCGTGCTGAATGTGCGGGATGTCTCGGATCAGACATCGGCGGCGAGTGAAGAGACGGCGGCGTCCAGCGTTGAGCTGGCGCGCCTTGGCACGCATCTACAGATGCTGGTCGGTCGATTCAAGGTTTGA
- a CDS encoding amino acid ABC transporter ATP-binding protein — MIEVRDLVKVFDTRGQVVRAVDNVSTTVAKGEVLVVIGPSGSGKSTFLRCLNGLEEFDSGSVSIDGLQLADPKTDVNAYRREVGMVFQHFNLFPHMTVLENLCLAQKVVRKRGKKEREAKAMELLKKVGIAQKANEFPSRLSGGQQQRVAIARALAMEPKVMLFDEPTSALDPEMVGEVLDVMKNLAVEGMTMVCVTHEMGFAREVADRVLFFDHGKLLEDASPAEFFDAPKDPRAQAFLRQVL, encoded by the coding sequence GTGATTGAAGTCCGCGATCTGGTAAAAGTCTTCGACACCCGTGGGCAAGTGGTGCGTGCGGTGGATAACGTCAGCACCACAGTCGCAAAGGGCGAAGTGCTGGTGGTGATCGGCCCGTCGGGTTCCGGTAAGTCGACCTTCCTGCGCTGCCTCAATGGCCTGGAAGAATTCGATTCCGGTTCGGTGAGCATCGATGGCCTGCAACTGGCCGACCCGAAAACCGACGTTAACGCCTATCGTCGCGAAGTCGGCATGGTGTTTCAGCATTTCAACCTGTTCCCGCACATGACCGTGCTGGAAAACCTCTGTCTGGCGCAGAAAGTCGTGCGCAAGCGCGGCAAGAAAGAGCGCGAGGCCAAGGCGATGGAGTTGCTGAAAAAGGTCGGGATTGCACAGAAGGCCAACGAGTTTCCATCACGCCTGTCCGGCGGTCAGCAACAGCGCGTGGCGATTGCCCGGGCGTTGGCGATGGAGCCGAAGGTCATGCTGTTCGATGAGCCGACCTCGGCGCTCGACCCGGAAATGGTCGGCGAGGTGCTGGACGTGATGAAGAACCTGGCCGTGGAAGGCATGACCATGGTCTGCGTGACCCACGAGATGGGTTTTGCCCGGGAAGTGGCGGATCGGGTGTTGTTTTTCGATCACGGCAAGCTGCTGGAAGATGCGTCCCCGGCGGAATTCTTCGATGCGCCGAAGGATCCGCGCGCGCAGGCCTTCTTGCGTCAGGTCTTGTAA
- a CDS encoding amino acid ABC transporter permease — protein sequence MKHKKAQWPWHVLTVLVLVGLAGALYYATSLMSYEWRWNRVPQYFAYQAEETQRATDISTVTELVRKGSSAQVTLRNDAGDEQHLTVDENSLQFAQGDDVAEGDVVGVTRHWAAGPLLWGLWTTLWLSVVSGVLGLLIGLVTGLCRLSNNPTLRDLSTIYVELVRGTPLLVQIFIFYFFIGTVMNLSREFAGIAALSLFTGAYVAEIIRSGVQSIARGQNEAARSLGLSAGQSMRHVVLPQALKRVLPPLAGQFISLVKDTSLVSVIAITELLKSGREVITTSFSPFEILFCVAGLYLLINLPLSKIASRLERRLAQSD from the coding sequence ATGAAACATAAAAAAGCCCAATGGCCCTGGCACGTCCTCACCGTGCTGGTGCTGGTCGGCCTCGCGGGCGCGTTGTATTACGCGACGTCGCTGATGTCTTACGAATGGCGCTGGAACCGCGTGCCGCAGTACTTCGCCTATCAGGCTGAAGAAACCCAGCGTGCCACGGACATTTCCACCGTCACTGAACTGGTGCGCAAGGGCAGCAGCGCGCAAGTCACTTTGCGCAACGACGCCGGTGACGAGCAGCACCTGACCGTCGACGAAAACAGCCTGCAATTCGCTCAGGGCGACGATGTCGCCGAAGGTGACGTCGTGGGCGTCACTCGGCATTGGGCGGCAGGACCGTTGTTGTGGGGCCTGTGGACGACGCTTTGGCTGTCAGTTGTTTCCGGTGTCCTGGGTTTGCTGATCGGCCTGGTCACTGGCCTGTGCCGTCTGTCGAACAACCCGACCCTGCGCGACCTCTCGACGATCTACGTCGAACTGGTGCGCGGCACGCCGCTGCTGGTGCAGATCTTCATTTTCTATTTCTTCATCGGCACGGTGATGAACCTGTCCCGCGAATTCGCCGGGATCGCCGCGCTGTCGCTGTTCACCGGTGCCTACGTAGCGGAGATCATCCGTTCCGGCGTGCAATCGATTGCCCGTGGCCAGAACGAAGCGGCGCGTTCGCTCGGTCTGAGTGCCGGCCAGTCGATGCGCCACGTGGTGTTGCCGCAAGCGCTGAAACGCGTGCTGCCGCCGCTGGCCGGGCAGTTCATCAGTCTGGTCAAGGACACCTCGCTGGTGTCGGTGATCGCCATCACCGAGCTGCTGAAAAGCGGCCGTGAAGTCATCACCACGTCGTTCTCGCCGTTCGAGATTCTGTTCTGCGTCGCCGGTCTGTACCTGTTGATTAACCTGCCGCTGTCGAAAATCGCCAGCCGGCTTGAGCGGAGGCTCGCGCAAAGTGATTGA
- a CDS encoding transporter substrate-binding domain-containing protein, whose amino-acid sequence MKKYLSMLLVGVTALVAVNAAQAGAIDDAVKRGTLKVGMDPTYMPFEMTNKRGEIIGFEVDILKAMSKAMGVKLELVSTGYDGIIPALMTDKFDMIGSGMTLTQERNLRLNFSEPFIVVGQTLLIRKELEGTIKSYKDLNTADYRITSKLGTTGEMVAKKLISKAKYHGYDNEQEAVLDVVNGKADAFIYDAPYNVVAVTKVGAGKLVFLDKPFTYEPLAFGLKKGDYDSLNFINNFLHQIHEDGTYDRIHDKWFKSTEWLKDME is encoded by the coding sequence ATGAAGAAGTATCTGTCGATGCTGCTGGTCGGCGTCACGGCACTGGTTGCAGTCAATGCGGCGCAGGCTGGCGCAATCGATGACGCGGTCAAGCGCGGCACGTTGAAAGTCGGTATGGATCCGACCTACATGCCGTTCGAAATGACCAACAAGCGCGGCGAAATCATCGGTTTCGAAGTCGACATCCTCAAAGCCATGTCCAAGGCCATGGGCGTCAAACTGGAACTGGTTTCGACCGGCTACGACGGCATCATCCCGGCGCTGATGACCGACAAGTTCGACATGATCGGCAGCGGCATGACCCTGACTCAGGAACGCAACCTGCGCCTGAACTTCAGCGAACCGTTCATCGTGGTCGGCCAGACCCTGCTGATCCGCAAGGAGCTGGAAGGCACCATCAAGTCCTACAAAGACCTGAACACTGCGGACTACCGCATCACCTCCAAGCTCGGCACTACCGGCGAAATGGTCGCCAAGAAGCTGATCTCCAAAGCCAAGTACCACGGCTACGACAACGAGCAGGAAGCCGTGCTCGACGTGGTCAACGGCAAGGCTGACGCCTTCATCTACGACGCGCCTTACAACGTGGTTGCGGTGACCAAGGTCGGCGCCGGCAAACTGGTGTTCCTCGACAAGCCGTTCACCTACGAGCCTTTGGCGTTTGGTCTGAAGAAGGGTGATTACGACAGCCTCAACTTCATCAACAACTTCCTGCACCAGATCCACGAAGACGGCACCTACGATCGCATCCATGACAAGTGGTTCAAGAGCACCGAGTGGCTCAAGGACATGGAATAA
- a CDS encoding glucan biosynthesis protein G: protein MIVSPCNAAKMSAKRMRSALVAGSALLCLLSAGQLWAFNLDDVSAKAKELAGQKFEAPRSNLPNEFRDMKFADYQKIRFLTEKAEWADQKTPFKLSFYHQGMHFDTPVKINEITANTVEEIKYDPTRFDFGDLKFDPKATEQLGYAGFRVLYPINKADKQDEIMTMLGASYFRVVGKGHTYGLSARGLAIDTALPSGEEFPRFREFWIQQPKPGDKHLVIFALLDSPRATGAYRLILRPGSDTIVDVKAQMFLRDKVGKLGIAPLTSMFLFGANQPSKVLNYRRELHDSSGLSIHAGNGEWIWRPLNNPKHLAVSNFSIENPRGFGLLQRGRDFSHYEDLDDRYDKRPSAWIEPKGEWGKGTVDLVEIPTADETNDNIVAFWSPEKMPEPGQPLDFAYRMHWTMDEAAIHAPDSAWVSQTLRSTGDVKQSNLIRQPDGSVAYLVDFEGPSLAALTPDADVRSQVSVGDNAELVENSVRYNPETKGWRLTLRMKIKDASKSTEMRAALVQPVVTADLAKSVPASNSSVAKADKVAAKQQEKLDKEAKAAEAKQADAKPAADAKDKANKDAKQPVAADAAPATPESAPTEEVLTETWSYQLPADE, encoded by the coding sequence GTGATTGTTAGTCCCTGTAATGCAGCAAAAATGTCTGCCAAACGCATGCGAAGTGCCCTGGTAGCGGGTTCGGCGCTCCTGTGCCTGCTCAGCGCCGGTCAGCTTTGGGCGTTCAATCTTGACGATGTATCGGCGAAAGCTAAAGAACTGGCCGGGCAGAAGTTCGAAGCCCCGCGCAGCAATCTGCCGAACGAATTCCGCGACATGAAGTTCGCGGACTATCAGAAAATCCGCTTCCTCACCGAAAAGGCTGAGTGGGCTGATCAGAAGACCCCGTTCAAGCTGTCTTTCTATCACCAGGGTATGCACTTCGATACGCCGGTGAAAATCAACGAAATCACAGCGAACACCGTCGAAGAGATCAAATACGATCCGACGCGCTTCGATTTCGGCGACCTGAAATTCGATCCGAAAGCCACTGAACAACTGGGTTATGCCGGTTTCCGTGTGCTGTACCCGATCAACAAGGCCGACAAACAAGACGAAATCATGACCATGCTCGGCGCGAGTTACTTCCGCGTTGTCGGCAAGGGCCACACCTACGGCCTCTCGGCGCGTGGTCTGGCGATTGATACCGCGCTGCCGTCGGGCGAAGAATTCCCGCGTTTCCGCGAGTTCTGGATTCAACAGCCGAAGCCGGGCGACAAGCACCTGGTGATCTTCGCTCTGCTGGATTCGCCGCGTGCTACTGGTGCCTACCGTCTGATCCTGCGTCCGGGCAGCGACACCATTGTCGACGTCAAAGCGCAGATGTTCCTGCGTGACAAGGTTGGCAAACTGGGCATCGCGCCGCTGACCAGCATGTTCCTGTTCGGCGCCAACCAGCCGTCGAAAGTCCTCAACTACCGTCGTGAACTGCACGACTCCAGCGGTCTGTCGATCCATGCCGGTAACGGCGAGTGGATCTGGCGCCCGTTGAACAACCCGAAACACCTGGCCGTGAGCAACTTCAGCATCGAGAACCCGCGTGGTTTCGGTCTGCTGCAACGTGGCCGCGACTTCAGCCACTACGAAGACCTCGACGACCGCTACGACAAGCGCCCAAGCGCCTGGATCGAGCCGAAGGGCGAGTGGGGCAAAGGCACCGTTGATCTGGTAGAAATTCCGACCGCCGACGAAACCAACGACAACATCGTTGCGTTCTGGAGCCCGGAAAAAATGCCGGAGCCGGGTCAGCCGCTGGACTTCGCTTACCGCATGCACTGGACCATGGACGAAGCGGCGATTCATGCGCCGGACAGCGCTTGGGTTTCGCAGACTCTGCGTTCGACCGGTGACGTCAAGCAATCGAACCTGATCCGTCAGCCGGATGGCAGCGTTGCTTATCTGGTCGACTTCGAAGGTCCATCGCTGGCCGCGCTGACCCCGGATGCCGACGTACGCAGCCAGGTCAGTGTCGGCGACAACGCCGAACTGGTCGAGAACAGCGTGCGTTACAACCCGGAAACCAAGGGCTGGCGCTTGACCCTGCGCATGAAGATCAAGGACGCGAGCAAGTCGACCGAGATGCGTGCCGCTCTGGTTCAGCCAGTCGTGACCGCTGATCTGGCGAAATCGGTACCGGCGTCCAACTCGTCCGTTGCCAAGGCCGACAAGGTTGCCGCCAAGCAGCAAGAGAAGCTCGACAAGGAAGCCAAGGCCGCCGAAGCCAAACAGGCCGACGCCAAGCCAGCCGCAGATGCCAAGGACAAGGCCAACAAAGACGCCAAGCAGCCAGTGGCTGCGGACGCGGCCCCAGCCACACCGGAATCGGCACCGACTGAAGAAGTCCTGACCGAGACCTGGAGCTATCAGTTGCCTGCCGATGAGTAA
- the dtd gene encoding D-aminoacyl-tRNA deacylase, whose protein sequence is MKGLLQRVRGARVEVAGEVVGAVDHGLLVLVAVEPDDTRTSADKLLHKLLNYRVFSDAEGKMNLSLADVGGGLLLVSQFTLAADTKSGLRPSFSTAAPPALGEELFDYLLSSAKQVHGTVASGRFGADMQVHLVNDGPVTFLLQT, encoded by the coding sequence ATGAAGGGGCTTTTACAGCGCGTTCGTGGTGCGCGGGTCGAAGTCGCGGGTGAGGTGGTAGGCGCGGTAGATCACGGTTTGCTGGTGCTGGTGGCGGTCGAACCCGACGACACGCGTACCAGCGCCGACAAACTTCTGCATAAACTGCTTAACTATCGGGTATTCAGTGATGCGGAGGGCAAGATGAACTTGTCCCTCGCCGATGTCGGTGGCGGGTTGCTGCTGGTCTCGCAGTTCACCCTCGCGGCCGACACCAAAAGCGGGTTGCGCCCGAGCTTTTCGACGGCCGCGCCACCTGCGTTGGGCGAGGAATTGTTCGACTATCTATTAAGCAGTGCGAAACAGGTGCATGGCACTGTGGCATCAGGTAGATTCGGCGCCGATATGCAGGTGCATTTGGTCAACGATGGCCCGGTTACCTTTTTGTTACAGACCTGA
- the pip gene encoding prolyl aminopeptidase, whose translation MQTLFPQIKPHARHDLAVDDTHTLYVDESGSPEGLPVVFIHGGPGAGCDAQSRRYFDPNLYRIVTFDQRGCGRSTPHASLENNTTWDLVADLERIRKHLGIDKWVLFGGSWGSTLALAYAQTHPERVHGLILRGIFLCRPQEIEWFYQAGASRLFPDYWQDYIAPIPLDERDDLLSAFHKRLTGNDQIAQMHAAKAWSTWEGRTATLRPNPLVVDRFSEPQRALSIARIECHYFTNNAFLEPNQLIRDMGKIAHLPGVIIHGRYDVICPLDNAWELHQAWPNSELQVIRDAGHAASEPGITDALVRAAGNMARRLLDLPPEEA comes from the coding sequence ATGCAGACTTTGTTTCCGCAGATCAAACCTCACGCCCGGCACGATCTGGCTGTCGATGACACCCATACGCTATACGTCGACGAAAGCGGTTCGCCGGAGGGTTTGCCGGTTGTGTTCATCCACGGCGGCCCCGGCGCCGGTTGCGACGCGCAGAGCCGTCGCTATTTCGATCCGAACCTGTATCGCATTGTCACCTTCGACCAGCGCGGCTGCGGACGCTCCACGCCGCACGCGAGCCTGGAAAACAACACCACCTGGGATCTGGTCGCTGACCTTGAGCGCATCCGCAAACACCTGGGCATCGACAAATGGGTGCTGTTCGGCGGCTCGTGGGGTTCGACCCTGGCGCTGGCTTACGCACAAACCCACCCGGAGCGTGTTCACGGTCTGATCCTGCGCGGGATCTTTCTCTGCCGTCCGCAGGAAATCGAGTGGTTCTATCAGGCCGGTGCCAGCCGTCTGTTCCCTGATTACTGGCAGGACTACATCGCGCCGATTCCGCTGGACGAACGCGACGACCTGCTCAGCGCTTTCCACAAGCGTCTGACCGGCAACGACCAGATCGCCCAGATGCACGCGGCCAAAGCCTGGTCGACCTGGGAAGGACGCACCGCGACCCTGCGGCCGAACCCGCTGGTGGTCGATAGGTTCTCCGAGCCGCAACGCGCGCTGTCGATTGCGCGGATCGAATGCCATTACTTCACCAACAACGCCTTCCTTGAGCCGAACCAGCTGATTCGTGACATGGGCAAGATTGCCCATCTGCCGGGCGTGATCATTCACGGTCGTTACGATGTGATCTGCCCGCTCGACAATGCCTGGGAATTGCATCAGGCGTGGCCGAACAGCGAACTGCAGGTGATCCGCGATGCCGGCCACGCGGCCTCTGAACCGGGCATTACCGATGCACTGGTGCGCGCCGCGGGCAACATGGCCCGGCGCCTGCTCGACCTGCCGCCCGAAGAAGCATGA
- the hutG gene encoding N-formylglutamate deformylase, whose translation MDKVLNFKQGRVPLLISMPHAGVRLTPAVETGLIADAKSLPDTDWHIPQLYDFAEELGASTLAAEYSRFVIDLNRPSDDKPLYAGATTGLYPATLFDGIPLFREGHEPSKEERATYLEQIWTPYHRTLQEELARLKAEFGYALLFDAHSIRSIIPHLFDGKLPDFNLGTFNGASCDPQLASQLEAICAGHSHYSHVLNGRFKGGHITRHYGNPAENIHAVQLELCQSTYMEEFEPFRYRADLAEPTRVVLKELLQGYLAWAKSRYTA comes from the coding sequence GTGGATAAGGTTCTGAACTTCAAACAAGGGCGCGTGCCGTTGTTGATCAGCATGCCGCATGCCGGTGTGCGCCTGACCCCAGCGGTGGAAACCGGGTTGATCGCGGACGCGAAAAGCCTGCCGGACACCGACTGGCACATTCCGCAGCTGTACGACTTCGCCGAAGAATTGGGTGCGAGCACTTTGGCTGCCGAGTACTCGCGGTTCGTCATCGATTTGAATCGTCCGTCTGACGACAAACCGCTGTACGCCGGGGCGACCACCGGGCTGTACCCGGCGACGTTGTTCGATGGCATTCCGTTGTTCCGCGAAGGGCACGAGCCGTCGAAAGAAGAGCGCGCGACTTATCTGGAGCAGATCTGGACGCCATATCACCGCACGCTTCAGGAAGAGCTGGCGCGGTTGAAAGCCGAATTCGGTTACGCGCTATTGTTCGATGCGCACTCGATCCGTTCGATCATCCCGCACCTGTTCGACGGCAAGCTGCCGGACTTCAACCTCGGCACCTTCAACGGCGCCAGTTGTGATCCGCAACTGGCCAGTCAGCTCGAAGCAATCTGCGCCGGCCACAGCCACTACAGCCACGTGCTCAACGGACGCTTCAAGGGCGGCCACATCACCCGCCATTACGGCAACCCGGCCGAGAACATCCACGCGGTGCAGCTGGAGTTGTGCCAGAGCACCTACATGGAAGAGTTCGAACCGTTCCGCTATCGCGCCGACCTGGCCGAGCCGACGCGGGTAGTGCTCAAAGAGTTGCTGCAGGGCTATCTGGCGTGGGCAAAGTCTCGCTACACCGCATAA